A DNA window from Thermosynechococcaceae cyanobacterium Okahandja contains the following coding sequences:
- a CDS encoding LCP family protein → MARGVRQVKRVSQAPVVRGRQAVAARGKSRSGAGSPWRVLGWAAAFSTVSLVSAFAGMSVVLLSPFNTLQEGNTNASFFEVMARSFQSGMGRPVNVLVLGVDKVLDAPEGSPERFRGRTDTILLTRFNPENKTITVLSIPRDSRVEIPGYGIDKINAANVYGDVRLTVEVVSQTLNYTPVDRYIRIDPGAFRALVDLVGGVQVNVPQRMYYTDRTQDLYIDLQPGLQTLNGEQAEGFVRFRYDDLGDIGRTQRQQMLIKALQKKLASPMMLTRLPQLYEVLQRHVDTDLTFGELMAIAQFSLRTDPENLRLILLPGRFSGDGYDASYWLLDHEGIERIVETHFRQPSRVVPTSPAWTDSGSVRIALQNASGSPEAARDMADFLFHHGYTNVIITDDWYQDAATTEVLAQQGDLSAAQMVRSVLGVGTVSANSTGVISSDVTVRIGRDWMAVLH, encoded by the coding sequence GTGGCACGAGGGGTTAGACAAGTTAAGCGAGTCAGTCAGGCGCCGGTGGTGCGGGGGCGACAGGCGGTGGCGGCTCGCGGTAAATCGCGATCGGGCGCGGGTTCGCCATGGCGGGTGCTGGGCTGGGCGGCTGCCTTTAGCACCGTTTCCCTTGTGTCGGCCTTTGCCGGAATGAGCGTTGTCTTGCTGTCGCCGTTTAATACGCTGCAGGAGGGCAATACCAATGCCTCGTTTTTTGAGGTGATGGCTCGCAGCTTTCAATCGGGTATGGGGCGGCCCGTCAATGTACTCGTTTTGGGGGTGGACAAAGTACTGGATGCACCGGAGGGGTCTCCCGAGAGGTTCCGTGGCCGTACCGATACCATTTTGCTGACCCGGTTTAACCCTGAGAACAAGACCATTACTGTCCTGAGTATTCCCCGAGACAGCCGCGTTGAGATCCCCGGTTATGGCATCGATAAAATCAATGCGGCAAACGTCTATGGTGATGTCCGCCTCACGGTTGAGGTGGTCAGCCAAACCCTCAATTACACACCTGTAGATCGCTATATCCGCATTGATCCTGGGGCGTTCCGTGCCCTTGTGGATTTGGTAGGGGGGGTACAGGTAAATGTGCCGCAGCGAATGTACTATACCGACCGCACCCAAGACCTCTACATTGATCTTCAGCCCGGGCTGCAAACCCTCAATGGTGAGCAGGCGGAGGGGTTTGTCCGGTTTCGCTACGACGACCTTGGCGATATTGGCCGGACGCAGCGCCAACAAATGCTCATTAAAGCTCTGCAAAAGAAATTAGCTAGTCCGATGATGCTAACGCGGCTGCCCCAATTGTACGAGGTGCTGCAACGGCATGTGGATACAGATTTGACCTTTGGCGAACTGATGGCGATCGCCCAGTTTAGCCTGCGCACTGATCCGGAAAATCTGCGTCTAATCCTATTACCTGGGCGCTTTAGTGGCGACGGTTATGATGCCAGCTATTGGTTGCTGGACCACGAAGGAATTGAGCGCATTGTGGAGACGCACTTTCGCCAACCATCGCGGGTGGTACCCACCAGTCCCGCCTGGACGGATAGTGGGTCTGTGCGCATTGCCCTGCAAAATGCCTCCGGTAGTCCTGAGGCAGCGCGAGACATGGCTGACTTTTTATTCCATCACGGCTACACCAACGTGATTATCACTGATGACTGGTATCAAGACGCAGCCACCACTGAAGTTCTGGCGCAGCAAGGGGACTTAAGTGCCGCCCAAATGGTGCGTTCAGTGCTAGGGGTGGGTACCGTATCAGCGAACTCAACGGGGGTCATTTCCTCGGATGTGACCGTGCGCATTGGCCGTGACTGGATGGCCGTTCTCCACTGA
- a CDS encoding ABC transporter ATP-binding protein has translation MALLEFRHVWFRYPNTLTPVLQDCSVTLDKGRKTVVLGLNGSGKSTLFYLAAALYRCDRGELYWQGQRLVHQPATLRQWRQRVGLAFQDPEQQLVAATVAEDISYGLCNLELPTPELESRLEQALRDFDLLELAECPLHHLSLGQKRRVALAGVMALAPALLLLDEPTTYLDHPQAEHLWAVLERIHAAGTTIVIATHDLDFAYHWADWVIILANGQVVVSDRADVIFSQWQTQAACQSLGIPTLLKLWLSLPPAWRRQRLAPRTVEAFRHALGELFRDLLGHPSTRIFRKQDEKW, from the coding sequence ATGGCGCTGCTGGAATTCCGCCACGTTTGGTTTCGCTACCCCAATACCCTTACGCCCGTCCTACAGGACTGTTCCGTTACCCTTGACAAGGGTCGTAAAACGGTGGTGCTGGGGCTCAATGGCTCCGGTAAATCGACGCTCTTTTACTTGGCGGCGGCTCTCTACCGTTGCGATCGCGGGGAACTGTACTGGCAAGGCCAACGCCTAGTCCATCAACCGGCCACCCTGCGGCAGTGGCGGCAGCGGGTGGGGCTTGCCTTTCAGGATCCAGAGCAACAGCTTGTGGCGGCCACCGTCGCCGAGGATATTTCCTACGGCCTGTGTAACTTAGAACTGCCCACCCCTGAACTGGAAAGCCGCCTTGAGCAAGCCCTGCGGGACTTTGATTTGCTAGAGCTGGCGGAGTGCCCCTTGCACCACCTGAGTCTGGGGCAAAAACGGCGCGTAGCTCTAGCAGGGGTCATGGCCTTAGCGCCTGCCTTACTGCTTCTTGATGAGCCAACCACCTATCTTGACCACCCCCAAGCGGAGCACCTCTGGGCTGTTCTTGAGCGCATCCACGCTGCCGGCACCACGATTGTCATTGCCACCCATGACCTTGATTTTGCTTACCACTGGGCGGATTGGGTAATCATTCTTGCCAACGGCCAAGTGGTGGTGAGCGATCGCGCCGACGTTATCTTTAGCCAATGGCAGACTCAGGCCGCCTGTCAATCCCTGGGCATACCCACCCTCCTCAAACTGTGGTTAAGCCTGCCACCCGCATGGCGCCGCCAGCGCCTAGCCCCTCGCACCGTCGAAGCGTTTCGCCATGCCTTGGGGGAATTGTTTCGCGATCTGCTCGGCCATCCCTCTACGCGGATTTTTCGCAAACAGGATGAGAAATGGTAG
- a CDS encoding glycosyltransferase family 2 protein, which produces METENLATASLEGLRRSLISLVEQDLPPQDANEVLLIDSGDAPSALLMSLCHAYPWIKYYSAPTEIGYYEAKMLGAQLATGEIVVYCDADCWYEPTWLRTLVSTFTAGEYIQVVAGETITRGVGLYQTAMALTYIFPQYSGDTAIQPTTHYFLNNVAFRREFLLAHPIPVDLPLYRGNCAIHAHSLRQQGYVIWRQPKARASHAPPSSVAHFYWRFLLIGHDYYWQHRLLATAAPQHRDSFSGIDGKLRIFLERLRRMVQHNPRHLFYLPCALPIAAMSVLLIFVGHQMTALNPNYLLKTYVAKEKRLSSVAFGQDADDRFQK; this is translated from the coding sequence TTGGAAACGGAAAATTTGGCCACCGCCAGTCTGGAGGGACTTCGCCGCTCCCTTATCTCACTTGTGGAGCAGGATCTGCCGCCGCAGGATGCCAACGAAGTGCTCTTGATTGACAGTGGTGATGCACCGTCGGCTCTGCTGATGTCACTTTGCCATGCCTACCCATGGATTAAGTACTACTCAGCACCTACGGAGATTGGTTATTACGAGGCAAAAATGTTGGGGGCGCAACTGGCCACTGGCGAAATTGTGGTGTACTGCGATGCGGATTGCTGGTACGAGCCAACATGGTTACGTACTCTTGTTAGCACCTTTACTGCAGGGGAGTATATACAAGTGGTTGCCGGTGAAACAATCACTCGGGGTGTGGGTCTTTACCAGACCGCCATGGCGCTGACCTACATTTTCCCGCAGTACAGTGGGGATACGGCAATACAACCAACCACCCATTACTTCCTAAACAATGTTGCGTTCCGCCGCGAATTTCTTCTTGCCCATCCCATTCCGGTGGACTTGCCTCTCTATCGTGGCAACTGTGCCATCCATGCCCATTCCCTGCGCCAACAGGGTTACGTCATCTGGCGGCAACCGAAGGCACGAGCCAGCCATGCTCCACCTAGCAGCGTGGCGCACTTTTACTGGCGGTTTCTGCTGATTGGCCACGATTACTACTGGCAGCATCGCCTCTTGGCCACTGCCGCGCCTCAACATCGCGACTCCTTCAGCGGTATCGACGGAAAACTGCGTATCTTTTTAGAGCGCTTACGGCGAATGGTGCAGCACAATCCGCGCCACTTATTCTACTTGCCTTGCGCTCTACCCATTGCAGCAATGTCAGTCCTGCTGATTTTTGTGGGGCATCAGATGACGGCTTTGAACCCTAATTACCTGCTCAAAACCTACGTTGCGAAAGAGAAGCGCCTGTCTTCGGTGGCATTTGGTCAAGATGCAGATGACCGGTTTCAAAAATGA
- a CDS encoding energy-coupling factor ABC transporter permease — MRINQWKRWGTLGAIALGTLFTVVASPQPAMAMHISEGFLPFGWAVAWWLGFLPFLGWGLWSLRQHIKVHPESTLLLALAGAYAFVLSSLKLPSVTGSCSHPTGIALGAILFRPPITTVLATLVLLFQALLIAHGGLTTLGANGFSMAVVGPWVAWGLYQGLWRVSGKGAIAIFAAAFGANMATYALTSYQLALAFPDSVGGVSAAFAKFATIFAVTQVPLSLSEGFLTVLVWSWLTTYCRAELRVLKLLPEERYHG; from the coding sequence GTGAGAATTAACCAGTGGAAGCGTTGGGGTACCCTAGGGGCGATCGCCCTCGGGACCCTGTTTACGGTAGTTGCCAGCCCCCAACCGGCAATGGCAATGCATATCAGTGAAGGCTTTTTGCCTTTTGGCTGGGCCGTGGCGTGGTGGCTTGGCTTTTTGCCCTTTTTGGGTTGGGGGCTTTGGTCATTGCGGCAGCACATTAAGGTGCATCCAGAGTCCACCCTGTTGCTGGCCTTGGCCGGTGCCTATGCCTTTGTTTTATCGTCGTTGAAACTGCCTTCGGTTACCGGTAGTTGTTCTCATCCAACCGGGATCGCCTTGGGAGCTATTTTGTTTCGACCGCCCATTACAACCGTCTTGGCCACATTGGTGTTATTGTTTCAGGCGCTCCTGATTGCCCATGGGGGCTTAACAACCCTCGGTGCCAACGGCTTTTCCATGGCGGTGGTGGGGCCATGGGTGGCATGGGGGCTGTATCAGGGTCTCTGGCGGGTCAGCGGTAAGGGGGCGATCGCCATCTTTGCTGCGGCGTTTGGCGCCAATATGGCTACTTACGCCCTAACCTCCTATCAACTGGCCTTGGCCTTTCCTGATAGTGTTGGCGGGGTGAGTGCTGCCTTTGCTAAATTTGCCACGATTTTTGCTGTCACCCAAGTGCCCTTGTCTCTCAGTGAAGGATTTCTGACGGTTCTGGTGTGGAGTTGGCTGACCACCTACTGTCGTGCTGAACTGCGTGTCCTTAAACTACTGCCTGAGGAGCGTTACCATGGCTAA
- a CDS encoding energy-coupling factor ABC transporter substrate-binding protein, with protein MAKFIHRPQVWLLLAAVVLLTGVPLLFGQGKFEGADAQAEEMISELSPEYEPWAQPFFEPQSSEVESLLFALQAALGAGVIGFVVGKYTERQRQTMTQAPPSDNP; from the coding sequence ATGGCTAAGTTTATCCATCGTCCTCAGGTGTGGCTTCTGCTGGCAGCCGTGGTTCTCTTAACCGGTGTGCCATTACTCTTCGGGCAGGGGAAGTTTGAAGGTGCCGATGCCCAAGCGGAGGAGATGATTAGCGAACTGTCCCCTGAGTACGAACCGTGGGCGCAACCGTTTTTTGAACCCCAAAGTAGTGAAGTCGAGTCCTTACTGTTTGCCCTCCAAGCAGCGTTGGGGGCAGGGGTGATTGGTTTTGTTGTGGGTAAGTACACGGAACGTCAACGGCAGACCATGACTCAAGCGCCACCCTCAGACAATCCCTGA
- the cbiQ gene encoding cobalt ECF transporter T component CbiQ: MHHHLDVYAYTNGLNHVHPQQKLLFGLALLLLTLGVSPPIQGLLWLWLSVWIVGYARIPWGVYSSLVGGMAVFWLFSLPALLVQIAPTAVATAPGQSLVGHLALGNWSFFVTSAGLMTALAAGLRAITAGTCLLFIVLTTPIPMLLGVLERWHLPSFLLDIVMLMYRYIFILLDTAVSLQLAQRARGGYQRRSRWLFSLSLLAAQLLRQSLQRYQATNLALVSRGFSGQFRVWRSRPCAYSRRYAVEAVIGASLLLLLNFTLA; this comes from the coding sequence ATGCACCATCATTTGGATGTCTATGCCTACACCAATGGTCTGAACCATGTCCATCCCCAGCAGAAACTGCTGTTTGGCCTTGCCCTACTGCTGCTCACCCTTGGGGTCTCCCCCCCGATTCAAGGGCTGCTTTGGCTGTGGCTGAGCGTGTGGATTGTTGGCTATGCCCGCATTCCATGGGGGGTATATTCCTCCCTTGTGGGCGGTATGGCGGTTTTTTGGCTGTTCAGTTTACCAGCGCTTCTGGTGCAGATTGCACCGACTGCTGTGGCCACCGCTCCGGGGCAGTCCTTGGTGGGGCACCTTGCCCTTGGGAATTGGTCATTCTTTGTTACTTCGGCGGGGCTGATGACCGCCTTGGCCGCGGGCCTACGCGCAATTACGGCCGGTACCTGCCTATTGTTTATTGTCCTGACAACCCCTATTCCTATGCTGCTGGGGGTGCTCGAGCGCTGGCATCTACCGTCTTTCCTGCTGGATATTGTGATGCTGATGTATCGCTATATTTTCATCCTGCTGGATACCGCCGTCAGCCTTCAGTTAGCGCAGCGGGCACGGGGGGGCTACCAACGGCGATCGCGCTGGCTGTTTAGCCTAAGTTTGTTGGCGGCGCAACTGTTGCGGCAATCGTTGCAGCGCTATCAAGCCACAAACCTAGCGCTCGTCAGTCGGGGCTTTAGCGGCCAGTTTCGGGTGTGGCGATCGCGCCCTTGTGCATACTCGCGGCGGTATGCTGTGGAAGCGGTAATAGGCGCTAGCCTGTTGCTGCTGCTTAATTTTACCTTGGCTTAG
- a CDS encoding response regulator: MATVMVVDDSPTLRAMIVELMKEQRYEVVEAEDGLEAQEKIKAQCPDLVILDVVMPRMNGYELCRWIKGEPASQNVPVIMCTTKSEDFDIHWGKKQGVDAYITKPFDPAELIATVKRLIP, translated from the coding sequence ATGGCCACAGTCATGGTTGTTGATGACAGTCCTACCCTTCGGGCAATGATTGTCGAACTTATGAAGGAACAACGGTACGAGGTTGTTGAGGCAGAAGACGGCCTCGAAGCCCAAGAAAAAATTAAGGCGCAGTGCCCAGATTTAGTTATCCTTGACGTGGTCATGCCCCGTATGAACGGCTACGAACTCTGCCGCTGGATTAAGGGGGAGCCAGCATCGCAAAATGTGCCGGTGATTATGTGTACCACCAAAAGTGAAGACTTTGACATCCACTGGGGCAAAAAGCAGGGGGTTGATGCTTACATTACCAAGCCCTTTGATCCGGCTGAACTGATTGCCACGGTGAAAAGGCTCATACCCTAA
- a CDS encoding GTP-binding protein produces MTKSADSRLLDDLQAAVNDLNDYQNDLSYAAAKTALEKLLAECTATADQKTPLAAAIAQLEQMLDKLHYGVVHIAVFGLVGRGKSSLLNALLGEPIFATGPIHGVTQEQAAALWQVSDAEGQRRSPIRLIDTPGLDEVNGADREQLAREVAQQADLILFVIAGDMTRLEYESLSQLRAASKPMLLVVNKMDQYPDVDRHAIYTKLRDERVKGLLSPEEIVMVAAAPLVPHVQQDAQGRVQVTMRVGAPQVDALKIKILDVLAREGKALIALNSMLFANHISEELAQYKLSLREQEANQLIWKGAVAKSLAIALNPVTVLDMVSSAVIDVTTVQLLSRLYEIELTEAGAKELLQTIALAMGGISLGEFVANLGLSSLKGMLGLATPVSGGLALGPYLAVAATQASIAGFASYTMGQVAKTYFANGAGWGAAGPKTVVQQILGQLDQRYILSRLKAEIQSQLRPKTSGVRV; encoded by the coding sequence ATGACCAAATCGGCGGACTCACGCCTCCTCGACGACCTGCAGGCGGCGGTTAACGACCTGAATGACTACCAAAATGACCTGAGTTACGCGGCGGCTAAAACCGCTCTGGAAAAGCTGCTGGCGGAGTGCACCGCTACGGCAGATCAAAAGACCCCCCTCGCTGCGGCGATCGCCCAGTTGGAACAGATGCTGGATAAGCTCCACTACGGCGTGGTGCACATTGCGGTCTTTGGCCTTGTGGGGCGGGGCAAGTCCTCGCTGCTCAATGCCCTGCTGGGCGAACCCATCTTTGCCACCGGTCCGATTCATGGGGTCACCCAAGAGCAAGCCGCGGCGCTGTGGCAGGTCTCGGATGCTGAAGGACAGCGGCGATCGCCCATTCGCCTGATTGACACACCCGGATTAGATGAGGTCAACGGTGCCGATCGCGAACAACTGGCACGAGAGGTGGCACAACAGGCGGATTTAATTCTCTTTGTAATTGCCGGTGACATGACACGGCTAGAGTACGAGAGCCTCAGTCAACTGCGGGCCGCCAGTAAGCCCATGCTCTTGGTCGTTAACAAGATGGATCAGTACCCGGATGTGGATCGCCATGCCATCTATACCAAGCTACGGGATGAGCGGGTCAAGGGTCTCCTCTCCCCTGAGGAAATTGTCATGGTGGCAGCAGCGCCCCTTGTGCCCCACGTGCAGCAGGATGCCCAGGGTCGAGTGCAGGTAACCATGCGGGTGGGTGCCCCCCAAGTGGATGCCCTCAAGATCAAAATTTTGGATGTGTTGGCGCGGGAAGGCAAAGCGCTGATTGCCCTTAACTCGATGCTGTTTGCCAATCACATCAGCGAGGAGTTGGCACAGTATAAACTGAGCTTGCGGGAGCAGGAGGCCAATCAACTGATTTGGAAGGGAGCCGTGGCAAAGTCCTTGGCGATCGCCCTCAACCCGGTCACGGTATTGGATATGGTCAGCAGTGCGGTGATTGATGTCACCACGGTGCAACTGCTGTCGCGCCTCTACGAGATTGAACTCACAGAAGCGGGTGCCAAGGAACTGCTACAAACCATTGCCTTGGCCATGGGGGGCATTAGCCTTGGCGAATTTGTTGCCAATCTGGGTCTTAGCTCCCTGAAGGGGATGTTAGGGCTGGCAACGCCGGTGAGTGGGGGGCTAGCGCTAGGTCCCTACCTTGCGGTGGCCGCAACCCAAGCCAGTATTGCGGGTTTTGCCTCCTACACCATGGGGCAAGTGGCCAAAACCTATTTTGCTAACGGCGCTGGCTGGGGGGCAGCAGGGCCGAAAACTGTTGTCCAACAAATTTTAGGCCAACTGGATCAGCGGTATATTTTGAGTCGTCTGAAGGCGGAAATTCAAAGCCAACTTCGCCCCAAAACCTCTGGAGTTAGGGTATGA
- a CDS encoding pentapeptide repeat-containing protein, giving the protein MDAAEFLERYDRGQTQFCEVNLAGITLTNADLIGVDLRGASLQGVYFEFCHFGRADLSYALMTGARFEGCNFTQAVLSKSHFRDAICHGCVFDRANLQGADLTLAAFLDCNFLSSDLRQVNLSHTVLAGACLRGANFRKENYQEPANLVGVDFRHADLQGTNLASANLARTNLAGANLKEANLNGVNLSQADLTNANLQGAILSHARLCEANLTGANLRQARLAKVDLRGGHLTQADLRQAILSEARLDEVQGEGANLREAVLNKADLRRANFKGADLQEARLIDAYLARTNLQGVNLRQANLIRADISSALLLDACLEEALMPDGSVYT; this is encoded by the coding sequence ATGGATGCAGCGGAATTTCTTGAGCGTTATGACAGGGGCCAGACCCAGTTCTGCGAGGTGAACCTAGCGGGCATCACCCTCACCAATGCCGATTTGATTGGTGTAGATTTGCGGGGGGCTAGCCTGCAAGGGGTATATTTTGAGTTTTGTCACTTTGGTCGCGCTGACCTCAGCTATGCCCTCATGACCGGTGCCCGCTTTGAGGGGTGTAACTTTACCCAAGCGGTGCTTAGCAAAAGCCATTTTCGCGATGCAATATGTCATGGCTGTGTGTTTGACCGCGCCAATCTCCAAGGGGCAGACTTGACCTTGGCGGCTTTCCTCGACTGCAATTTCCTCAGCAGTGATCTGCGGCAGGTGAACCTGAGTCATACGGTGCTCGCGGGTGCGTGTTTGCGGGGGGCAAATTTCCGTAAGGAAAACTATCAGGAGCCAGCCAACTTAGTGGGAGTGGATTTTCGTCACGCGGATCTGCAGGGCACTAACCTAGCCAGTGCCAACCTCGCTCGGACAAATTTGGCAGGGGCGAACCTGAAAGAGGCGAATCTCAATGGGGTGAACTTGAGCCAAGCGGATTTGACGAATGCGAATTTGCAGGGGGCTATCCTCAGCCATGCTCGTCTGTGTGAAGCCAATTTAACGGGGGCAAATTTACGCCAAGCCCGCCTTGCTAAGGTGGATTTGCGGGGAGGGCACCTTACCCAAGCGGATCTCCGCCAAGCGATTCTTTCAGAAGCACGGCTGGACGAGGTTCAAGGGGAAGGGGCAAATTTGCGGGAAGCGGTGCTCAACAAGGCTGACCTGCGGCGAGCGAATTTCAAGGGTGCTGATCTTCAGGAAGCGCGCCTCATTGATGCCTATCTTGCCCGAACCAATCTGCAAGGGGTCAATCTACGGCAGGCCAATTTAATACGTGCCGACATTAGTAGTGCCCTGCTGTTAGACGCGTGTCTGGAGGAAGCCCTGATGCCCGATGGCAGCGTCTATACCTAG
- the menB gene encoding 1,4-dihydroxy-2-naphthoyl-CoA synthase: MSDVLWQPVHDYSDILYHKAAGIAKITINRPHKRNAFRPQTIVEMSEAFEDARNDPTIGVVLLTGAGPHSDGKYAFCAGGDQSIRAEAGYLDEQGVARLNVLDLQRQIRTLPKVVIALVAGYAIGGGHVLHLVCDLTIAADNAVFGQTGPRVGSFDGGFGASYLARIVGQKKAREIWFLCRQYSAADALAMGLVNAVVPVAELEAEGIRWAKEILNHSPLAIRCLKSAFNADCDGQAGLQELAGNATLLYYLSQESAEGKRAFLEKRPPNFRQFPWRP, translated from the coding sequence ATGAGCGACGTTCTCTGGCAACCCGTTCACGACTACAGCGATATTTTGTATCACAAAGCAGCGGGCATCGCCAAAATCACCATTAACCGCCCCCATAAGCGGAATGCCTTCCGCCCACAGACTATTGTGGAGATGAGTGAAGCCTTTGAGGATGCCCGCAACGACCCCACCATCGGCGTTGTGTTGCTGACGGGCGCAGGCCCCCACAGTGACGGCAAGTATGCCTTTTGTGCTGGCGGCGATCAAAGTATTCGCGCTGAAGCAGGCTATCTCGACGAGCAGGGGGTGGCACGGCTGAATGTCCTCGATTTACAGCGGCAAATTCGCACCTTACCCAAGGTGGTGATTGCCTTGGTGGCAGGCTATGCGATTGGGGGTGGCCATGTCCTACATTTGGTGTGTGACCTCACCATTGCTGCGGACAATGCCGTGTTTGGTCAGACGGGGCCGCGGGTGGGTAGCTTTGACGGTGGGTTTGGGGCGAGCTACCTTGCCCGCATTGTTGGCCAAAAGAAAGCGCGCGAAATCTGGTTTCTCTGCCGTCAGTACAGCGCGGCTGACGCTCTGGCCATGGGACTTGTGAATGCCGTGGTGCCGGTGGCCGAACTCGAAGCGGAAGGCATCCGCTGGGCTAAGGAGATTCTCAACCACAGTCCTTTGGCGATTCGCTGTCTCAAGTCAGCCTTTAATGCCGACTGTGATGGTCAGGCGGGGTTGCAGGAACTTGCCGGCAATGCCACCCTGCTCTACTACCTGAGCCAAGAAAGTGCGGAAGGAAAACGGGCGTTTTTAGAGAAACGACCGCCGAATTTCCGGCAGTTTCCCTGGCGTCCCTAG
- a CDS encoding S-layer homology domain-containing protein, whose translation MKQFRRYPIGLILSLLLLSGCEGSGLQNLFAADSNAEQWGTSPSPSPAAVATTLPDTLRFPNATLLETQPLPSDPNTIQTRWQASAPAIAIQQFYGEQFQQTNWRLLDQQVADNRITLKGSGSNLEVTVTINTTPVNNTTEFSVAYRPTSGSGAPSPTPAAALTPQTFTDLDAAPTPFQAAIRELAELGTLPTANNELAPNSPISRSQFARWLVITYNRFYEDRPARQIRLGTPNDEPVFQDVPRQHPDFPYIQGLAMAGFLPSPLTGDASALFRPDASLTRETLLQWKVPLDQQGRLSPSTIDRIQQTWGFKDSSRIGPSAVSAVAADYLAGDLSNIRRIWGETLLLQPQKVVSRAEAAMALWYIGNGSEGLSAQTVLQARSPS comes from the coding sequence TTGAAGCAATTCCGCCGCTACCCCATTGGCCTCATCCTCAGTCTGCTGCTCCTAAGCGGTTGTGAAGGCAGTGGTCTGCAAAACCTGTTTGCTGCTGATTCCAACGCCGAGCAGTGGGGGACAAGCCCTAGCCCCTCCCCGGCTGCCGTTGCCACAACCCTACCAGACACTCTGCGCTTTCCCAATGCCACCCTGCTAGAAACTCAGCCCCTACCTAGCGACCCGAACACGATCCAAACCCGTTGGCAAGCCAGCGCACCCGCGATCGCCATCCAGCAGTTTTACGGCGAACAGTTTCAGCAAACAAACTGGCGGCTTTTAGATCAGCAGGTGGCGGATAACCGCATTACCCTCAAGGGATCTGGCTCAAATTTAGAGGTCACTGTTACCATTAACACCACTCCCGTTAATAACACCACCGAATTTAGCGTGGCCTACCGACCCACCAGCGGCAGTGGGGCACCGTCACCAACCCCCGCAGCGGCACTGACCCCCCAAACCTTTACAGATTTGGACGCGGCTCCCACTCCCTTTCAGGCGGCCATTCGCGAACTGGCAGAACTGGGTACCTTACCGACCGCCAACAATGAACTGGCTCCCAACAGCCCCATTAGCCGCAGCCAGTTTGCCCGCTGGTTGGTGATCACCTACAACCGCTTTTACGAAGACCGTCCCGCCCGCCAAATTCGCTTGGGCACCCCGAACGATGAGCCGGTGTTTCAAGACGTGCCCCGCCAGCATCCCGACTTTCCCTATATTCAGGGGTTGGCCATGGCCGGGTTCTTACCTAGCCCACTAACGGGAGATGCCAGCGCCCTCTTTCGTCCCGATGCCTCCCTGACTCGCGAAACCCTGTTGCAGTGGAAAGTGCCCCTCGATCAACAGGGGCGGCTCAGCCCTAGTACGATTGATCGCATCCAGCAAACGTGGGGCTTCAAGGACAGTAGCCGTATTGGCCCCAGCGCCGTTAGTGCCGTTGCCGCAGATTACTTGGCAGGGGATCTCTCGAATATTCGCCGCATCTGGGGAGAAACCCTGCTGCTGCAACCCCAAAAGGTAGTGAGTCGTGCCGAAGCCGCTATGGCCCTTTGGTACATTGGCAATGGCAGTGAGGGGCTTTCCGCCCAAACCGTCCTGCAAGCGCGGTCTCCGTCCTAG